Proteins from a genomic interval of Phyllopteryx taeniolatus isolate TA_2022b chromosome 3, UOR_Ptae_1.2, whole genome shotgun sequence:
- the atxn2 gene encoding ataxin-2 isoform X10: MSMKAGGNRSKPGGGNAAGAGGSGGGRQNLGRGRHSGKGPAAVIFNGVYANMRMVHVLTSVVGTKCELKVKNGAIYEGVFKTYGPECDLVLDAAHRKSPEPSVGPRKEDIVESIVFKAVDVVAVSFKDVDLNFARKVSSDTDNFTDSAVSGRINGEHKEKDLEPWDGGETHNSDSLESLDTDVSNGWDPNDMFKYNEEKYGVLSTYDSSLSTYTVPLERDNSEEFLKREARAAQLAEEIEASSTYKARVALENDERSEEEKFTAVVRGEREMHTLSRENKYIPPGQRNREAMSWGSGRQNSPRLTTNSAGPSAPRAGLHDYNQSPGGDQRVVNGGSSHWPSPCPSPSSRPLPRYQSGPSSLPPRATTPTRPPSRPPSRPSRPHSHSSYPSSSSSSSSPFPVHGPSSTASTLPKRMSSEGPPRMSPKSQRTPRAHRVPPSRTTGMPPGVDLISHNAPGEVPVTPSNRGNSSGGTWSSVVSGAHRPRSPRQSNMGGASPSSSSLPQTGTTPPESFAAPMSASSPTAASPSPNTLASLTGDVKESRVQETRQTSPKANKDSMKDSSSSIIRSVCKGPPSLAPDHRKQIDNLKKFSEDFRLQSSSNSDPAFDHMITKPPRDSADKPTDLASLDKAATGPEEHGGATTSTGAINTSKPGSPAALSPSPSGPEQKRMGLDVTSQGVQTTAMSTFGGPKHEEKEEKKEAVQDQVRKSTLNPNANEFKPRFNAQPKPPNTPTPPRPQGQPSPSIVVQQPPTVYGQPVCFPQMYPLTPVSPGVQKSIIWKSPAMYQVQMPHMTVNQSKPYRPGKVPNMTQGRSDQHHPPGTPTLMHPATAAGPPIITQSPAYSAQYFTCSPQQFPSQQLVQQLPHYQSQAQHVFSPVMQGSARMMAPHAHAQPSLVSTSTNQYTEQTHTMYVSPGPMPQQYPHPSATLHPHQQHPQPSATPTGQAQQGGPPQHGGPPNHPAASPVQHPQHSQAAAAAAAAAQALHLANQSQQPMYSALAPTPPSMTPGPNPQSPQASFPSAQQTVYIHPQQVQHGYNPNHMAHVQQAHMQSGMVPSHHAAPAHAPMMLMATQGPPGGPQPPMAQTALNHIPVSSTTHFSYLAHPQVQTHHQQQL, encoded by the exons ATGTCAATGAAGGCCGGTGGAAATCGCAGCAAGCCCGGCGGTGGCAACGCCGCTGGTGCCGGAGGAAGCGGCGGGGGACGACAGAATCTGGGCAG gggAAGACACAGTGGTAAAGGTCCTGCAGCG GTCATTTTCAATGGAGTGTATGCGAACATGAGGATGGTCCATGTCTTGACATCAGTTGTG GGGACCAAGTGTGAACTGAAGGTGAAAAATGGAGCCATCTATGAAGGAGTGTTCAAGACCTATGGTCCAGAG TGTGACTTGGTGTTGGACGCAGCCCACAGGAAGAGCCCAGAGCCAAGCGTGGGCCCCAGGAAAGAGGACATTGTGGAGAGCATTGTCTTCAAGGCAGTCGATGTTGTCGCTGTGTCCTTCAAAGACGTTGACCTTAACTTTGCCAGGAAAG TTTCCTCAGACACAG ATAACTTCACAGACTCCGCAGTCAGTGGAAGGATCAATGGCGAGCATAAAGAGAAAGATCTCGAGCCGTGGGATGGCGGAGAAACCCACAATTCTGACAGCCTCGAATCTCTGGATACTGATGTG TCAAACGGGTGGGACCCCAATGATATGTTCAAGTACAACGAGGAGAAGTATGGCGTCTTGTCTACGTATGACAGCAGCCTGTCCACATATAC GGTCCCCCTTGAGCGCGACAACTCAGAGGAGTTCCTCAAGAGGGAAGCGCGAGCTGCCCAGCTGGCCGAGGAGATAGAAGCCAGCTCCACTTACAAGGCCCGTGTGGCCCTAGAGAATGATGAGCGCTCAGAGGAGGAGAAATTTACTGCAGTGGTACGGGGGGAAAGAGAGATGCACACACTGAGCAG GGAGAACAAGTACATTCCCCCCGGCCAGAGAAACAGGGAGGCCATGTCATGGGGGTCTGGACGGCAGAATTCCCCACGTCTGACTACGAACTCAGCAGGGCCTTCGGCTCCTCGTGCGGGACTGCATGACTACAATCAGAGCCCAGGTGGCGACCAGAGGGTGGTGAACGGAG GTTCATCCCATTGGCCCTCACCCTGTCCATCTCCTTCCTCCCGTCCCCTCCCTCGCTACCAGTCCGGCCCCTCCTCCCTGCCTCCTCGGGCCACCACGCCCACCAGGCCACCCTCCAGACCCCCCTCTCGACCTTCCAGGCCACACTCTCATTCATCCtatccctcctcctcctcttcctcctcatctccCTTTCCTGTCCACGGGCCCTCGTCGACGGCCTCCACTCTGCCCAAACGCATGTCTTCAGAAG GTCCACCACGGATGTCTCCGAAATCCCAGAGGACGCCCCGTGCTCACAGAGTACCTCCCAGCAGGACCACTGGGATGCCACCAGGAGTTGATCTAATTTCTCACAATGCCCCTGGAGAGGTCCCAGTGACTCCGTCCAACAGAGGCAACTCCTCGGGAGGAACTTGGTCTTCTGTCGTTAGTGGAG CTCACAGGCCGCGCTCCCCACGTCAGAGCAATATGGGTGGAGCCtccccttcctcctcttctctgccTCAGACAGGAACAACTCCCCCAGAGTCTTTTGCTGCACCGATGTCCGCTTCCTCCCCGACTGCTGCGAGCCCTTCCCCCAATACGCTTGCCTCTCTGACAGGAGATG TTAAGGAAAGTCGTGTCCAGGAGACGAGACAAACATCCCCCAAAGCCAACAAAGACAGCATGAAGGACAGTTCGTCCAGTATCATCAGATCTGTGTGTAAAG GTCCCCCCTCCTTGGCACCTGACCACAGGAAACAAATTGACAATTTAAAGAAATTTAGTGAAGATTTTAGG CTGCAGTCTAGTTCTAACTCTGACCCTGCCTTCGACCACATGATCACCAAGCCTCCAAGAGACTCTGCGGACAAGCCTACCGACCTTGCCTCCTTGGACAAAGCCGCAACAGGCCCTGAAGAGCACGGCGGTGCCACCACGTCCACGGGCGCCATCAACACGAGTAAGCCCGGCAGCCCCGCCGCGCTGTCCCCGTCTCCTTCGGGCCCAGAGCAGAAGAGGATGGGGCTGGATGTGACCTCGCAAGGTGTTCAGACGACAGCCATGTCTACTTTTGGAGGGCCCAAGCATgaagagaaggaggagaagaaggaggcGGTACAAGA TCAAGTGAGAAAGTCCACCTTAAACCCCAACGCCAACGAGTTCAAGCCGAGGTTCAACGCGCAG CCCAAACCACCCAACACCCCGACACCCCCGCGACCTCAGGGCCAGCCCAGCCCCTCCATTGTGGTCCAGCAGCCCCCCACCGTCTACGGCCAGCCGGTGTGCTTCCCCCAGATGTATCCCCTCACACCAGTTAGTCCCGGCGTACAG AAAAGCATAATATGGAAG TCTCCAGCGATGTACCAGGTCCAGATGCCGCATATGACTGTCAACCAGTCTAAACCATACAGACCAGGTAAAG TGCCCAACATGACCCAGGGCAGGTCGGACCAACACCACCCGCCGGGCACGCCCACCCTCATGCACCCGGCCACAGCAGCGGGGCCGCCGATCATCACGCAGAGCCCGGCCTACTCCGCCCAGTACTTCACGTGCAGCCCGCAGCAGTTCCCCAGTCAGCAGCTGGTTCAGCAGTTGCCACATTACCAGTCTCAG GCACAGCACGTGTTCAGCCCTGTGATGCAGGGCAGCGCCCGCATGATGGCGCCGCATGCCCACGCCCAGCCCAGCCTGGTGTCGACCTCCACCAATCAGTACACAGAGCAGACGCACACCATGTATG TGTCTCCTGGCCCCATGCCTCAGCAGTACCCCCACCCGAGCGCCACCTTGCACCCCCACCAGCAGCACCCTCAGCCCTCCGCCACGCCCACAGGCCAAGCGCAGCAGGGGGGCCCTCCCCAGCACGGGGGCCCACCCAACCACCCGGCCGCCAGCCCCGTGCAGCACCCGCAGCACTCTCAGGCGGCAGCGG CTGCCGCGGCCGCCGCCCAAGCTCTCCACTTGGCCAACCAATCCCAGCAGCCCATGTACTCTGCTTTGGCCCCCACGCCGCCTTCCATGACGCCGGGCCCCAACCCGCAGTCTCCGCAGGCGTCCTTCCCGTCGGCACAGCAGACCGTCTACATCCACCCGCAGCAGGTGCAGCACGGATACAACCCCAACCACATGGCCCACGTGCAGCAG GCTCACATGCAGTCGGGCATGGTGCCGTCACACCACGCGGCGCCCGCCCACGCCCCGATGATGCTGATGGCCACCCAGGGCCCGCCGGGCGGCCCGCAGCCCCCCATGGCCCAGACGGCCCTCAACCACATCCCTGTCTCTTCCACCACACACTTCTCCTACCTGGCGCATCCACaag TGCAGACTCATCACCAGCAGCAGCTGTAG
- the atxn2 gene encoding ataxin-2 isoform X1 translates to MRMVHVLTSVVGTKCELKVKNGAIYEGVFKTYGPECDLVLDAAHRKSPEPSVGPRKEDIVESIVFKAVDVVAVSFKDVDLNFARKVSSDTEHKGISLRVSDNFTDSAVSGRINGEHKEKDLEPWDGGETHNSDSLESLDTDVSNGWDPNDMFKYNEEKYGVLSTYDSSLSTYTVPLERDNSEEFLKREARAAQLAEEIEASSTYKARVALENDERSEEEKFTAVVRGEREMHTLSRENKYIPPGQRNREAMSWGSGRQNSPRLTTNSAGPSAPRAGLHDYNQSPGGDQRVVNGGSSHWPSPCPSPSSRPLPRYQSGPSSLPPRATTPTRPPSRPPSRPSRPHSHSSYPSSSSSSSSPFPVHGPSSTASTLPKRMSSEGPPRMSPKSQRTPRAHRVPPSRTTGMPPGVDLISHNAPGEVPVTPSNRGNSSGGTWSSVVSGAHRPRSPRQSNMGGASPSSSSLPQTGTTPPESFAAPMSASSPTAASPSPNTLASLTGDVKESRVQETRQTSPKANKDSMKDSSSSIIRSVCKGPPSLAPDHRKQIDNLKKFSEDFRLQSSSNSDPAFDHMITKPPRDSADKPTDLASLDKAATGPEEHGGATTSTGAINTSKPGSPAALSPSPSGPEQKRMGLDVTSQGVQTTAMSTFGGPKHEEKEEKKEAVQDQVRKSTLNPNANEFKPRFNAQQPKPPNTPTPPRPQGQPSPSIVVQQPPTVYGQPVCFPQMYPLTPVSPGVQKSIIWKSPAMYQVQMPHMTVNQSKPYRPVPNMTQGRSDQHHPPGTPTLMHPATAAGPPIITQSPAYSAQYFTCSPQQFPSQQLVQQLPHYQSQAQHVFSPVMQGSARMMAPHAHAQPSLVSTSTNQYTEQTHTMYVSPGPMPQQYPHPSATLHPHQQHPQPSATPTGQAQQGGPPQHGGPPNHPAASPVQHPQHSQAAAAAAAAAQALHLANQSQQPMYSALAPTPPSMTPGPNPQSPQASFPSAQQTVYIHPQQVQHGYNPNHMAHVQQAHMQSGMVPSHHAAPAHAPMMLMATQGPPGGPQPPMAQTALNHIPVSSTTHFSYLAHPQVQTHHQQQL, encoded by the exons ATGAGGATGGTCCATGTCTTGACATCAGTTGTG GGGACCAAGTGTGAACTGAAGGTGAAAAATGGAGCCATCTATGAAGGAGTGTTCAAGACCTATGGTCCAGAG TGTGACTTGGTGTTGGACGCAGCCCACAGGAAGAGCCCAGAGCCAAGCGTGGGCCCCAGGAAAGAGGACATTGTGGAGAGCATTGTCTTCAAGGCAGTCGATGTTGTCGCTGTGTCCTTCAAAGACGTTGACCTTAACTTTGCCAGGAAAG TTTCCTCAGACACAG agCATAAAGGTATATCCTTGCGTGTCTCAGATAACTTCACAGACTCCGCAGTCAGTGGAAGGATCAATGGCGAGCATAAAGAGAAAGATCTCGAGCCGTGGGATGGCGGAGAAACCCACAATTCTGACAGCCTCGAATCTCTGGATACTGATGTG TCAAACGGGTGGGACCCCAATGATATGTTCAAGTACAACGAGGAGAAGTATGGCGTCTTGTCTACGTATGACAGCAGCCTGTCCACATATAC GGTCCCCCTTGAGCGCGACAACTCAGAGGAGTTCCTCAAGAGGGAAGCGCGAGCTGCCCAGCTGGCCGAGGAGATAGAAGCCAGCTCCACTTACAAGGCCCGTGTGGCCCTAGAGAATGATGAGCGCTCAGAGGAGGAGAAATTTACTGCAGTGGTACGGGGGGAAAGAGAGATGCACACACTGAGCAG GGAGAACAAGTACATTCCCCCCGGCCAGAGAAACAGGGAGGCCATGTCATGGGGGTCTGGACGGCAGAATTCCCCACGTCTGACTACGAACTCAGCAGGGCCTTCGGCTCCTCGTGCGGGACTGCATGACTACAATCAGAGCCCAGGTGGCGACCAGAGGGTGGTGAACGGAG GTTCATCCCATTGGCCCTCACCCTGTCCATCTCCTTCCTCCCGTCCCCTCCCTCGCTACCAGTCCGGCCCCTCCTCCCTGCCTCCTCGGGCCACCACGCCCACCAGGCCACCCTCCAGACCCCCCTCTCGACCTTCCAGGCCACACTCTCATTCATCCtatccctcctcctcctcttcctcctcatctccCTTTCCTGTCCACGGGCCCTCGTCGACGGCCTCCACTCTGCCCAAACGCATGTCTTCAGAAG GTCCACCACGGATGTCTCCGAAATCCCAGAGGACGCCCCGTGCTCACAGAGTACCTCCCAGCAGGACCACTGGGATGCCACCAGGAGTTGATCTAATTTCTCACAATGCCCCTGGAGAGGTCCCAGTGACTCCGTCCAACAGAGGCAACTCCTCGGGAGGAACTTGGTCTTCTGTCGTTAGTGGAG CTCACAGGCCGCGCTCCCCACGTCAGAGCAATATGGGTGGAGCCtccccttcctcctcttctctgccTCAGACAGGAACAACTCCCCCAGAGTCTTTTGCTGCACCGATGTCCGCTTCCTCCCCGACTGCTGCGAGCCCTTCCCCCAATACGCTTGCCTCTCTGACAGGAGATG TTAAGGAAAGTCGTGTCCAGGAGACGAGACAAACATCCCCCAAAGCCAACAAAGACAGCATGAAGGACAGTTCGTCCAGTATCATCAGATCTGTGTGTAAAG GTCCCCCCTCCTTGGCACCTGACCACAGGAAACAAATTGACAATTTAAAGAAATTTAGTGAAGATTTTAGG CTGCAGTCTAGTTCTAACTCTGACCCTGCCTTCGACCACATGATCACCAAGCCTCCAAGAGACTCTGCGGACAAGCCTACCGACCTTGCCTCCTTGGACAAAGCCGCAACAGGCCCTGAAGAGCACGGCGGTGCCACCACGTCCACGGGCGCCATCAACACGAGTAAGCCCGGCAGCCCCGCCGCGCTGTCCCCGTCTCCTTCGGGCCCAGAGCAGAAGAGGATGGGGCTGGATGTGACCTCGCAAGGTGTTCAGACGACAGCCATGTCTACTTTTGGAGGGCCCAAGCATgaagagaaggaggagaagaaggaggcGGTACAAGA TCAAGTGAGAAAGTCCACCTTAAACCCCAACGCCAACGAGTTCAAGCCGAGGTTCAACGCGCAG CAGCCCAAACCACCCAACACCCCGACACCCCCGCGACCTCAGGGCCAGCCCAGCCCCTCCATTGTGGTCCAGCAGCCCCCCACCGTCTACGGCCAGCCGGTGTGCTTCCCCCAGATGTATCCCCTCACACCAGTTAGTCCCGGCGTACAG AAAAGCATAATATGGAAG TCTCCAGCGATGTACCAGGTCCAGATGCCGCATATGACTGTCAACCAGTCTAAACCATACAGACCAG TGCCCAACATGACCCAGGGCAGGTCGGACCAACACCACCCGCCGGGCACGCCCACCCTCATGCACCCGGCCACAGCAGCGGGGCCGCCGATCATCACGCAGAGCCCGGCCTACTCCGCCCAGTACTTCACGTGCAGCCCGCAGCAGTTCCCCAGTCAGCAGCTGGTTCAGCAGTTGCCACATTACCAGTCTCAG GCACAGCACGTGTTCAGCCCTGTGATGCAGGGCAGCGCCCGCATGATGGCGCCGCATGCCCACGCCCAGCCCAGCCTGGTGTCGACCTCCACCAATCAGTACACAGAGCAGACGCACACCATGTATG TGTCTCCTGGCCCCATGCCTCAGCAGTACCCCCACCCGAGCGCCACCTTGCACCCCCACCAGCAGCACCCTCAGCCCTCCGCCACGCCCACAGGCCAAGCGCAGCAGGGGGGCCCTCCCCAGCACGGGGGCCCACCCAACCACCCGGCCGCCAGCCCCGTGCAGCACCCGCAGCACTCTCAGGCGGCAGCGG CTGCCGCGGCCGCCGCCCAAGCTCTCCACTTGGCCAACCAATCCCAGCAGCCCATGTACTCTGCTTTGGCCCCCACGCCGCCTTCCATGACGCCGGGCCCCAACCCGCAGTCTCCGCAGGCGTCCTTCCCGTCGGCACAGCAGACCGTCTACATCCACCCGCAGCAGGTGCAGCACGGATACAACCCCAACCACATGGCCCACGTGCAGCAG GCTCACATGCAGTCGGGCATGGTGCCGTCACACCACGCGGCGCCCGCCCACGCCCCGATGATGCTGATGGCCACCCAGGGCCCGCCGGGCGGCCCGCAGCCCCCCATGGCCCAGACGGCCCTCAACCACATCCCTGTCTCTTCCACCACACACTTCTCCTACCTGGCGCATCCACaag TGCAGACTCATCACCAGCAGCAGCTGTAG
- the atxn2 gene encoding ataxin-2 isoform X7 has translation MRMVHVLTSVVGTKCELKVKNGAIYEGVFKTYGPECDLVLDAAHRKSPEPSVGPRKEDIVESIVFKAVDVVAVSFKDVDLNFARKVSSDTEHKGISLRVSDNFTDSAVSGRINGEHKEKDLEPWDGGETHNSDSLESLDTDVSNGWDPNDMFKYNEEKYGVLSTYDSSLSTYTVPLERDNSEEFLKREARAAQLAEEIEASSTYKARVALENDERSEEEKFTAVVRGEREMHTLSRENKYIPPGQRNREAMSWGSGRQNSPRLTTNSAGPSAPRAGLHDYNQSPGGDQRVVNGGPPRMSPKSQRTPRAHRVPPSRTTGMPPGVDLISHNAPGEVPVTPSNRGNSSGGTWSSVVSGAHRPRSPRQSNMGGASPSSSSLPQTGTTPPESFAAPMSASSPTAASPSPNTLASLTGDVKESRVQETRQTSPKANKDSMKDSSSSIIRSVCKGPPSLAPDHRKQIDNLKKFSEDFRLQSSSNSDPAFDHMITKPPRDSADKPTDLASLDKAATGPEEHGGATTSTGAINTSKPGSPAALSPSPSGPEQKRMGLDVTSQGVQTTAMSTFGGPKHEEKEEKKEAVQDQVRKSTLNPNANEFKPRFNAQQPKPPNTPTPPRPQGQPSPSIVVQQPPTVYGQPVCFPQMYPLTPVSPGVQKSIIWKSPAMYQVQMPHMTVNQSKPYRPGKVPNMTQGRSDQHHPPGTPTLMHPATAAGPPIITQSPAYSAQYFTCSPQQFPSQQLVQQLPHYQSQAQHVFSPVMQGSARMMAPHAHAQPSLVSTSTNQYTEQTHTMYVSPGPMPQQYPHPSATLHPHQQHPQPSATPTGQAQQGGPPQHGGPPNHPAASPVQHPQHSQAAAAAAAAAQALHLANQSQQPMYSALAPTPPSMTPGPNPQSPQASFPSAQQTVYIHPQQVQHGYNPNHMAHVQQAHMQSGMVPSHHAAPAHAPMMLMATQGPPGGPQPPMAQTALNHIPVSSTTHFSYLAHPQVQTHHQQQL, from the exons ATGAGGATGGTCCATGTCTTGACATCAGTTGTG GGGACCAAGTGTGAACTGAAGGTGAAAAATGGAGCCATCTATGAAGGAGTGTTCAAGACCTATGGTCCAGAG TGTGACTTGGTGTTGGACGCAGCCCACAGGAAGAGCCCAGAGCCAAGCGTGGGCCCCAGGAAAGAGGACATTGTGGAGAGCATTGTCTTCAAGGCAGTCGATGTTGTCGCTGTGTCCTTCAAAGACGTTGACCTTAACTTTGCCAGGAAAG TTTCCTCAGACACAG agCATAAAGGTATATCCTTGCGTGTCTCAGATAACTTCACAGACTCCGCAGTCAGTGGAAGGATCAATGGCGAGCATAAAGAGAAAGATCTCGAGCCGTGGGATGGCGGAGAAACCCACAATTCTGACAGCCTCGAATCTCTGGATACTGATGTG TCAAACGGGTGGGACCCCAATGATATGTTCAAGTACAACGAGGAGAAGTATGGCGTCTTGTCTACGTATGACAGCAGCCTGTCCACATATAC GGTCCCCCTTGAGCGCGACAACTCAGAGGAGTTCCTCAAGAGGGAAGCGCGAGCTGCCCAGCTGGCCGAGGAGATAGAAGCCAGCTCCACTTACAAGGCCCGTGTGGCCCTAGAGAATGATGAGCGCTCAGAGGAGGAGAAATTTACTGCAGTGGTACGGGGGGAAAGAGAGATGCACACACTGAGCAG GGAGAACAAGTACATTCCCCCCGGCCAGAGAAACAGGGAGGCCATGTCATGGGGGTCTGGACGGCAGAATTCCCCACGTCTGACTACGAACTCAGCAGGGCCTTCGGCTCCTCGTGCGGGACTGCATGACTACAATCAGAGCCCAGGTGGCGACCAGAGGGTGGTGAACGGAG GTCCACCACGGATGTCTCCGAAATCCCAGAGGACGCCCCGTGCTCACAGAGTACCTCCCAGCAGGACCACTGGGATGCCACCAGGAGTTGATCTAATTTCTCACAATGCCCCTGGAGAGGTCCCAGTGACTCCGTCCAACAGAGGCAACTCCTCGGGAGGAACTTGGTCTTCTGTCGTTAGTGGAG CTCACAGGCCGCGCTCCCCACGTCAGAGCAATATGGGTGGAGCCtccccttcctcctcttctctgccTCAGACAGGAACAACTCCCCCAGAGTCTTTTGCTGCACCGATGTCCGCTTCCTCCCCGACTGCTGCGAGCCCTTCCCCCAATACGCTTGCCTCTCTGACAGGAGATG TTAAGGAAAGTCGTGTCCAGGAGACGAGACAAACATCCCCCAAAGCCAACAAAGACAGCATGAAGGACAGTTCGTCCAGTATCATCAGATCTGTGTGTAAAG GTCCCCCCTCCTTGGCACCTGACCACAGGAAACAAATTGACAATTTAAAGAAATTTAGTGAAGATTTTAGG CTGCAGTCTAGTTCTAACTCTGACCCTGCCTTCGACCACATGATCACCAAGCCTCCAAGAGACTCTGCGGACAAGCCTACCGACCTTGCCTCCTTGGACAAAGCCGCAACAGGCCCTGAAGAGCACGGCGGTGCCACCACGTCCACGGGCGCCATCAACACGAGTAAGCCCGGCAGCCCCGCCGCGCTGTCCCCGTCTCCTTCGGGCCCAGAGCAGAAGAGGATGGGGCTGGATGTGACCTCGCAAGGTGTTCAGACGACAGCCATGTCTACTTTTGGAGGGCCCAAGCATgaagagaaggaggagaagaaggaggcGGTACAAGA TCAAGTGAGAAAGTCCACCTTAAACCCCAACGCCAACGAGTTCAAGCCGAGGTTCAACGCGCAG CAGCCCAAACCACCCAACACCCCGACACCCCCGCGACCTCAGGGCCAGCCCAGCCCCTCCATTGTGGTCCAGCAGCCCCCCACCGTCTACGGCCAGCCGGTGTGCTTCCCCCAGATGTATCCCCTCACACCAGTTAGTCCCGGCGTACAG AAAAGCATAATATGGAAG TCTCCAGCGATGTACCAGGTCCAGATGCCGCATATGACTGTCAACCAGTCTAAACCATACAGACCAGGTAAAG TGCCCAACATGACCCAGGGCAGGTCGGACCAACACCACCCGCCGGGCACGCCCACCCTCATGCACCCGGCCACAGCAGCGGGGCCGCCGATCATCACGCAGAGCCCGGCCTACTCCGCCCAGTACTTCACGTGCAGCCCGCAGCAGTTCCCCAGTCAGCAGCTGGTTCAGCAGTTGCCACATTACCAGTCTCAG GCACAGCACGTGTTCAGCCCTGTGATGCAGGGCAGCGCCCGCATGATGGCGCCGCATGCCCACGCCCAGCCCAGCCTGGTGTCGACCTCCACCAATCAGTACACAGAGCAGACGCACACCATGTATG TGTCTCCTGGCCCCATGCCTCAGCAGTACCCCCACCCGAGCGCCACCTTGCACCCCCACCAGCAGCACCCTCAGCCCTCCGCCACGCCCACAGGCCAAGCGCAGCAGGGGGGCCCTCCCCAGCACGGGGGCCCACCCAACCACCCGGCCGCCAGCCCCGTGCAGCACCCGCAGCACTCTCAGGCGGCAGCGG CTGCCGCGGCCGCCGCCCAAGCTCTCCACTTGGCCAACCAATCCCAGCAGCCCATGTACTCTGCTTTGGCCCCCACGCCGCCTTCCATGACGCCGGGCCCCAACCCGCAGTCTCCGCAGGCGTCCTTCCCGTCGGCACAGCAGACCGTCTACATCCACCCGCAGCAGGTGCAGCACGGATACAACCCCAACCACATGGCCCACGTGCAGCAG GCTCACATGCAGTCGGGCATGGTGCCGTCACACCACGCGGCGCCCGCCCACGCCCCGATGATGCTGATGGCCACCCAGGGCCCGCCGGGCGGCCCGCAGCCCCCCATGGCCCAGACGGCCCTCAACCACATCCCTGTCTCTTCCACCACACACTTCTCCTACCTGGCGCATCCACaag TGCAGACTCATCACCAGCAGCAGCTGTAG